In a genomic window of Rhopalosiphum maidis isolate BTI-1 chromosome 4, ASM367621v3, whole genome shotgun sequence:
- the LOC113549253 gene encoding leucine-rich repeat extensin-like protein 3 yields MATWCSAVMVLLAVGRGLGRPEAPLTGFGGGGGGFPGLTLDSYAAPISGGSSSGPYPSGGPPPQYGPPQQAPVIHKHVYVHVPPPEPTYYAPKKPVQPPPPPQKHYKIVFIKAPTPPPPTVPDIPAIAPPAEQKTLIYVLVKKPDEAPEIHIPTPAPTQPSKPEVYFIRYKTQKQEGYPNSVASEYGAPASPSPSIPSDTYGSPSPSTGYGAPSGPGSLY; encoded by the exons GTGTTGCTAGCAGTTGGCCGAGGCCTGGGCCGACCCGAAGCGCCGCTCACCGGTTTCGGCGGAGGCGGTGGCGGATTCCCCGGGCTCACGCTGGACAGCTACGCGGCTCCGATCAGTGGTGGCAGTAGCAGCGGACCGTACCCGAGTGGCGGCCCGCCACCGCAATACGGGCCACCGCAACAGGCGCCCGTCATACACAAGCACGTGTACGTGCACGTTCCACCCCCAGAGCCCACGTACTACGCTCCGAAGAAGCCTGTGCAACCGCCGCCACCACCGCAGAAACACTACAAGATCGTGTTCATCAAGGCGcccacgccgccgccgcccacCGTTCCGGATATACCGGCGATCGCGCCGCCAGCCGAGCAGAAAACGCTCATCTACGTGCTGGTGAAGAAACCGGACGAAGCGCCCGAGATCCACATCCCGACGCCCGCGCCCACACAGCCGTCTAAACCGGAAGTGTACTTCATCAGATACAAGACCCAG AAACAAGAAGGCTACCCCAACTCGGTGGCGTCCGAGTACGGAGCTCCTGCGAGTCCGTCTCCATCGATCCCATCGGACACGTACGGCTCCCCATCACCATCCACAGGATACGGCGCGCCCAGCGGTCCAGGATCACTGTACTGA